A window from Cryptomeria japonica chromosome 1, Sugi_1.0, whole genome shotgun sequence encodes these proteins:
- the LOC131073524 gene encoding uncharacterized protein LOC131073524 isoform X1, which yields MAAKVVLFFIEIVALLACGYGEDYVSVLGDPGMKNKRVRVALEGWNQCNEVGAEAPGMGSPRYADCSDFECPSVADANKGRWSGCNVNHRVKASDNILSAGDPFPNSAIQASENPDQYAVEKELYLGSLCQVDSGSNPWQFWMIMLKNGNFDVNSTLCPNNGKPENPIRTNRTFPCFGKGCMNQPIVHHTWSEIKSGNGLTGSFYGTYDLDANLTEGIDNISYYSVVWEKNPATGSWVFSHKLKTSKKYPWLMLYLRADTTRGYSGGYHYETRGMMKQLPESPNFKVRLTLDVQKGGGPSSQFYLVDIGSCWKNDGRPCDGDVETDVTRYTEMIINPSTTNVCSPQVLSLCPPYHITASGTKIYRNDTEHFPYTAYHLHCSPGNAKYLEEPFNLCDPYSNPQAQEIMQLLPHPEWAVHGYPSKKGEGWIGDSRTWELDVGGLSDRLYFYQDPGTKPARRLWTSVDVGTEIYISNTDEIAEWTLSDFDVLVPVEDTA from the exons ATGGCGGCGAAGGTGGTTTTGTTTTTTATTGAGATTGTGGCATTGCTGGCTTGTGGGTATGGAGAAGATTATGTATCAGTATTAGGGGACCCTGGTATGAAGAACAAAAGAGTGAGGGTGGCTCTTGAAGGATGGAACCAGTGCAATGAAGTGGGTGCAGAAGCTCCTGGCATGGGCAGCCCCAGATATGCAGATTGCTCTGATTTTGAGTGCCCTTCTGTAGCAG ATGCTAATAAGGGAAGATGGAGCGGATGTAATGTGAATCATAGAGTCAAAGCATCAGACAATATATTGAGTGCAGGCGATCCATTTCCCAATTCAGCCATCCAAGCTTCCGAAAATCCAGATCAGTATGCAGTAGAGAAGGAACTATATCTGGGATCCTTATGCCAAGTTGATAGTGGATCAAATCCATGGCAGTTTTGGATGATCATGTTGAAAAATGGAAACTTTGATGTCAATTCAACACTGTGCCCAAACAATGGTAAACCAGAGAACCCTATTAGAACAAATAGAACTTTCCCCTGTTTCGGTAAGGGCTGCATGAATCAACCCATTGTGCACCATACTTGGTCAGAAATCAAATCAGGAAACGGTCTAACAGGCAGCTTTTATGGAACATATGACTTGGATGCTAATCTTACGGAAGGAATAGACAATATCTCTTATTACTCTGTAGTATGGGAAAAGAACCCTGCAACTGGAAGCTGGGTATTTTCTCATAAACTGAAGACTTCTAAGAAATACCCATGGTTAATGTTGTATCTGCGTGCCGATACTACTCGTGGGTACTCTGGAGGGTACCATTATGAAACTCGTGGAATGATGAAGCAG CTTCCAGAGTCACCAAATTTCAAGGTTCGCTTAACACTTGATGTACAAAAAGGAGGAGGTCCAAGCAGCCAGTTTTATCTGGTTGACATTGGGAGCTGCTGGAAAAATGATGGAAGACCATGTGATGGAGATGTTGAAACAGATGTCACTAGATATACTGAAATGATCATCAATCCAAGTACTACAAATGTCTGCTCCCCACAAGTACTTTCTCTATGCCCTCCTTACCACATCACTGCTTCAGGAACCAAGATCTACAGAAATGATACTGAGCACTTCCCATATACTGCATATCACTTACACTGCTCCCCAGGAAATGCAAAATATCTGGAGGAACCCTTCAACCTCTGTGATCCCTACAGCAATCCTCAGGCACAGGAAATAATGCAGCTTTTACCCCACCCAGAATGGGCAGTGCATGGTTATCCTTCCAAGAAAGGAGAAGGATGGATTGGAGATAGTAGAACATGGGAGCTTGATGTGGGGGGCCTCTCTGATAGATTGTACTTCTATCAA GATCCAGGAACAAAACCAGCTAGGAGATTGTGGACATCTGTTGATGTTGGAACAGAAATATATATAAGTAACACAGATGAAATTGCAGAGTGGACTCTCAGTGACTTTGACGTTCTTGTACCAGTTGAAGACACTGCCTAA
- the LOC131073524 gene encoding uncharacterized protein LOC131073524 isoform X2, which yields MHGLDITECIPVYLVLSSIACITADANKGRWSGCNVNHRVKASDNILSAGDPFPNSAIQASENPDQYAVEKELYLGSLCQVDSGSNPWQFWMIMLKNGNFDVNSTLCPNNGKPENPIRTNRTFPCFGKGCMNQPIVHHTWSEIKSGNGLTGSFYGTYDLDANLTEGIDNISYYSVVWEKNPATGSWVFSHKLKTSKKYPWLMLYLRADTTRGYSGGYHYETRGMMKQLPESPNFKVRLTLDVQKGGGPSSQFYLVDIGSCWKNDGRPCDGDVETDVTRYTEMIINPSTTNVCSPQVLSLCPPYHITASGTKIYRNDTEHFPYTAYHLHCSPGNAKYLEEPFNLCDPYSNPQAQEIMQLLPHPEWAVHGYPSKKGEGWIGDSRTWELDVGGLSDRLYFYQDPGTKPARRLWTSVDVGTEIYISNTDEIAEWTLSDFDVLVPVEDTA from the exons ATGCATGGTTTGGATATAACAGAATGTATTCCTGTTTATCTTGTTCTGTCATCAATAGCTTGTATAACAGCAG ATGCTAATAAGGGAAGATGGAGCGGATGTAATGTGAATCATAGAGTCAAAGCATCAGACAATATATTGAGTGCAGGCGATCCATTTCCCAATTCAGCCATCCAAGCTTCCGAAAATCCAGATCAGTATGCAGTAGAGAAGGAACTATATCTGGGATCCTTATGCCAAGTTGATAGTGGATCAAATCCATGGCAGTTTTGGATGATCATGTTGAAAAATGGAAACTTTGATGTCAATTCAACACTGTGCCCAAACAATGGTAAACCAGAGAACCCTATTAGAACAAATAGAACTTTCCCCTGTTTCGGTAAGGGCTGCATGAATCAACCCATTGTGCACCATACTTGGTCAGAAATCAAATCAGGAAACGGTCTAACAGGCAGCTTTTATGGAACATATGACTTGGATGCTAATCTTACGGAAGGAATAGACAATATCTCTTATTACTCTGTAGTATGGGAAAAGAACCCTGCAACTGGAAGCTGGGTATTTTCTCATAAACTGAAGACTTCTAAGAAATACCCATGGTTAATGTTGTATCTGCGTGCCGATACTACTCGTGGGTACTCTGGAGGGTACCATTATGAAACTCGTGGAATGATGAAGCAG CTTCCAGAGTCACCAAATTTCAAGGTTCGCTTAACACTTGATGTACAAAAAGGAGGAGGTCCAAGCAGCCAGTTTTATCTGGTTGACATTGGGAGCTGCTGGAAAAATGATGGAAGACCATGTGATGGAGATGTTGAAACAGATGTCACTAGATATACTGAAATGATCATCAATCCAAGTACTACAAATGTCTGCTCCCCACAAGTACTTTCTCTATGCCCTCCTTACCACATCACTGCTTCAGGAACCAAGATCTACAGAAATGATACTGAGCACTTCCCATATACTGCATATCACTTACACTGCTCCCCAGGAAATGCAAAATATCTGGAGGAACCCTTCAACCTCTGTGATCCCTACAGCAATCCTCAGGCACAGGAAATAATGCAGCTTTTACCCCACCCAGAATGGGCAGTGCATGGTTATCCTTCCAAGAAAGGAGAAGGATGGATTGGAGATAGTAGAACATGGGAGCTTGATGTGGGGGGCCTCTCTGATAGATTGTACTTCTATCAA GATCCAGGAACAAAACCAGCTAGGAGATTGTGGACATCTGTTGATGTTGGAACAGAAATATATATAAGTAACACAGATGAAATTGCAGAGTGGACTCTCAGTGACTTTGACGTTCTTGTACCAGTTGAAGACACTGCCTAA